The following nucleotide sequence is from Psychroflexus torquis ATCC 700755.
TAATCGCTTGTTAATTCCCGTACTAACCATAGTGTGCCAAGAATCAGCCATGGCATTAAACTGGCTGCATGCTGTAGATAAGATGATGGTAGATCCATCAGAGTCGTTGTATAGGCGATGGCTTTAAACTACTTAAAGGTGCTTTGATTAATAGTCTTGGTATTGAGCGTTTAGGAGAATCTAGTCCTAGAGATTAGCAGGTGCGAATAAAGGAGTTGAACTAAAGTGAACCATTGAAGAGGTGTCGAGAAGTAGGAACCTCCAGTCAAAAGCTACGAAGTATGATACGGAGTGAAAAGTAATAGTATTGATACTATTAATTACAGAGATAACCTATTTATTTTCTGTAAGACTGGCGTCATTCAGATGGCAAGAACTTTATTCAGGCTTATTTACGGAACTTGGGAAACTGCTTATGAATGATAGACTTGTGTAAGGCTACCGCATTAGGATTCGCTACAAGTCAAAGGGAAATATACAATCGAAACAATCGAGAGATAGAATACCGAAGTTATAAGCAGAGGCAGATTAATCCGTAGTAGTGAAGAAGGTTTTGTAATGAAACTGGAGCAAAGGGGTTAAGTTGTACAGTTGCATTTTACGAATCAACTTACAAAATGTGAGGATGAATTTATGGAATGAAACAAAATCAATACCGATAAGTCGCCTAATGGTTTGGGAGGCTTATCAAAAAGTGCGTTCCAACAAAGGAAGTGCGGGAATAGATGCTATTGGTATGCAAGAATTTGATGCCAACCGCAGGAAACACCTTTACAAACTTTGGAATCGGATGGTATCAGGGAGTTATTTCCCCCCACCTGTCAAAGAAGTAGAGATATCGAAGAAAGACGGTACAATCCGTAAATTGGGTATACCCACTATTAGTGACAGAGTAGGGCAAATGGTGGTTAAAATGTTTTTTGAACCAAGATTAGAGTTAGTATTCAGTCCAAATTCTTACGGCTATCGACCAAAAAGAAGTGCCCATCAGGCATTATCAAAAGTTAGATTAAATTGTTGGAAACAAAATTGGGTAATTGACTTAGACATCAAAGGTTTCTTTGACAATATAGACCATAACAAACTGATGCTTGCAGTAGAGAAACATGTACCTGAAAATTGGGTTAAACTCTACATCACACGATGGCTGGAAGCACCCGTTGTTACAAAGTCTGGAAAGCTGACCCAAAGGAAAGGAAAAGGAACGCCACAAGGCGGAGTAATCAGTCCCTTACTGGCAAATCTTTTTCTGCATTACGCTTTTGATACATGGTTGGAAAAGGTAGACAAAAATGTAGTTTTCACTCGTTATGCCGATGATGTGATATTACACTGTAATACAAAAGCTCATGCGGAACAAATACTGCAATTAGTACATCAAAGAATGGAATCGGTAGGATTAGAATTACATCCACAAAAGACAAAAATTGTCTATTGCCGAGATTACAGAAGAAAAGAAAATCACCCAATGGTCAGATTTGATTTTTTGGGATACTCTTTTCAACCAAGAACAGCTTATTCTAAGAAAAAGAGAAAGCTATTTTTAGGTTATGATTGTGCTATAAGTATTAGTTCAAGAAAACGAATCGCAGACAAGCTCGAAGAACTCAAGGTAAATAAACTTACGTTTAAAAGCATTGTAGGAGTGGCACAATACCTTAATCCAATGATTAGGGGATGGGTGCGTTACTATGGTAAATTTAAGATGTATGAACTTACAAAAGTCTTTCGATTACTAAGTAAACGATTAGTTTGGTGGGCAAGGAAGAGGTATGAACGATATAAAACCAGTATTAGGAAAGGGTACAAATGGTTGGCAACGGTAAGAAAGCAATTTCCTACTTTGTTTTACCATTGGAACTTTTCTCAGATAAACATTATCGCTTAGATTTGTACAACAAGAGCCGTGTGAGGGGAGACTTTCAAGCACGGTGGTGCACTGAGCCTGTCGAAGTGTTCTGTGAGAGGCTTGGGGTGAAATTCCCCTTGTCTACTCGATGCCTAGACGTTATAAGCAATTAATAAAATGAACTTCGAAATAATATTTGATTATAAAAAACCGATTGCAAATCACTTCTCAGAGGATAAGAATATATTCATTTGTTTATTTCCTTTTTACCATCAAATATTTGCTGACCACTATTCTTGGGAAAGTAATATCGACAATACATTCAAGCTATTAAGAACTGAAACTTGGAACTCAATATCTAATGAAATTGGATTCAACTCAACCAAAAGACTTGTAAAAGGCATTCTTGAATTAGATAAACAATTCCAAAATGAATTAGTCGAATTCTGTGATTTTAAGAAAATTGACTTACCTGATTACGCAGCTGACAAAATACCTGAAGTAATACTTATTCCCTTTTTAAAATTTTTGAGAAATATGGGTGTGGAAAATATTGAAACTGTTTCTAACTTAAGGTTTCCAGACGCTGAAAATAAAAAGATGAAAATTCAAAAAAATATATTTGATGCATTTAGAGAAATTGAATTTTCGAAACATATAAAAACAAACAATATAGAAATTATTCTTCCAGATTATGACTGCCCATACTGCTTAATAGTTGGAAATATCAGAATGTGTTTAGACCTCATAGAATATGGGAATTTTGAATGTTTAAGAGTAAATGCGAATACAAAATTTGATTGGTGGGATTAAAAAAAATGTATCCTAATAACTAAACATATGGTTTGACGATAGACCAACACTTTAACAGGCCTGCCTTCAAAGGCACGACAGTAAGACTCACTGGAGTCCGCTATATGATTTGTTGACTGATCCGATATTTTTAGATAAGGGGGATTACGATGAGTTAGCAATAACCTTACAAGAGGAGAAGATTGTTTTTAGAGTGTTTTACATCCCTTTTTATTCAGTTGGTTATCTGAAGGAGGAATTTTTTTGGATGATAGACTTGTTTAAGGCTACAGCATTAGGATTCGCTACAAGTCAAAGGGAAATATACAATCGAAACAATCGAGAGATAATCCTGATAGATATCGGGAGAAGTTGTAAACAGTGGCAGACTCATTTGTAGTACTGTCGATCCCGACAAGCGGGACTGTAATGCAACTGGAAATTTTAATTTACAATTTGCCAACTTGAAAGAGGATGATCAGACATTTGTTTCAACTCCTTTTTTTAAGAACTTTAAAACTATTAATCTGTTTGATGATACAATTTACGCAGTGTGAATTTTGATGCTCCCTCCTTATAGTCTAAATATAGTTATAAAGCATAAGGGTATTACTCTCCTAAATCAGGACTACCTTCATAAAGGTCACTAAAGGTTTTCTCTGAAGTGTAATCATCTTTCAGAACTCTGTAGACACTATAAATTAGAGCTATCTGCCCTAGACAGGTTGCATAAAAAATCCATCCAAAAGACAAGTTCATCATTGCAAAAATAACCACAGTTAATAAGAGGAATGTGCTCATACCTAAGCATTTTATACCAGTAATCTTCATAATTTTTTTAATTCAATATAACTATTTCTTTTCAGTAGTATATTAATCTATTCCTAAAAAAGATAATTGTCAACTGATAAAAATCATCTTTTAAGGATGCATTTCATGGCATTTTTGCAAGAGGAATAGAGTGAATTATGGAAACTTGTTATCACTGTGGCGATGCTTGCCCTGATCCAGCAATTGTACATCAAGAGAAATATTTCTGTTGCAATGGTTGCAAAACTGTGTTTGACATTCTCAACGAGAATGATCTTACCTATTACTACGATCTCCAGGCTACTCCAGGTAAAACTCCTCTAGATTTTGAAGACCGTTTTGATTATCTGGATAATCAAAATATTATAGATCAGTTATTGGAGTTCGACGAGCAAGAGACACAAGTTGTTTCATTTGTAATCCCAAACATTCATTGTAGCTCTTGCATTTGGGTGCTCGAAAACTTAGATAAACTCCACCCCGCCGTTAAAAGTGGCTTAGTCAATTTTCCTCAAAAATCTATATGTATTTCTTATGATTCTTCAGAGATCAGCTTGAAGGAATTAGTTCTTTTACTATGTAGAATTGGCTATGAACCCAATATCTCTTTGGAAGATTTCAATAAAAAAGAAAAAAACATAGACCGATCTCTTATCTATAAACTCGGTGTTGCAGGGTTTGCTTTTGGTAATATTATGTTTTTGTCATTTCCAGAATATTTTGAAGTGAGTGAGTTCTGGCTAGACGAGTTTAAATTTTTATTTCGTTGGCTGATGTTTGCTTTTGCATTACCGGTGGTGTTCTATTCTGCGAGAGATTATTTTATATCAGCCTATAAAGGCCTGCGTGCTGGGATCTTAAATATAGACGTCCCTATTGCTATTGGAATTCTGGTATTATTCCTTCGCTCTACCTTAGAAATAATTATGGATTGGGGGACAGGCTTTTTCGATAGTATGGTAGGTTTGGTATTTTTTTTACTGCTAGGAAAGTTTTTTCAGCAAAAAACGTATGCTTTTTTATCTTTTGAGCGAGACTACAAGTCTTATTTTCCCATTGCAGTCACCCAGCTTATTAAAAGCAAGACAGCTGTTGCTGAAGACAATTGTGATAGCCAAAGTCAACCTACCAAAACAAAACAAAATGAACTTCAAACTCCTGTTTACGAGGTCAAACCCGGGGATCGTATCTTGATTCGAAATAACGAGCTTATTCCTACAGACGGAATTTTGATGAAGGGAAATGCATTAATCGATTATAGTTTTGTTACTGGTGAAGCGGCTCCAGTTGCTAAAAAATCAGGTGATAAAATCTATGCAGGAGGGAAGCAAAAAGCTGGAATCATAGAAATAGAGGTGACTAAAGCTGTTGAGCAAAGCTATCTTACTCAACTTTGGAATAATAAAGTGTTTAGTAAGACCAAAGCCACCACTTTCGAAAACCTAACCGACCAGATTAGCCGTCGCTTTACCATTAGTATTTTAAGCATAGCTTTTGTTGCTGGGATCATTTGGATCATTTTAGATCCTTCAAAAGCCTTCAATGTGTTCACTGCGGTTTTAATCGTAGCCTGTCCTTGTGCCATTGCTTTAGCGGCTCCTTTTACGCTAGGCAACATGTTGCGTATTTTTGGTAAACAACAGCTGTACCTCAAAGACAGTAGTCTTATCGAGCAAATGGCTCAAATTGACACGGTGGTTTTTGACAAAACAGGAACACTGACTTCACACCAGAAGAATCTCATCGTTTATAAAGGAGTAACACTCACCGAAAATGAGCAACAAGTTCTTACGAGTACTTTAAGGGCGTCCAACCACCCTTTAAGCAGGGCATTGTATGAAATGCTTCAAAGTCAGGGTATTTGTACGTTAGATAATTTTAGCGAAGTAACAGGAAAGGGGGTTGTCGGAGTTTACGGTAGTACTAGTGTAAAGGCTGGTAGCTTCGCTTTTGTAAGCTCTGGGGAGCAAGAAGAAAATGCTACAAATACACAAGTACACGTAAGTACTAATGATGAATACAAAGGCACTTACGTCTTCTATAATAATTATAGGGAAGGTATGGAAGCCTTATTTTCTGAAATGAGCAACACAGTAGAGCTAGTTATACTCTCCGGTGATAATGATGGTGAAAAAAACTATCTCAAAAGTATCTTACCAAAATCGGCGCAATTGAAGTTCAATCAAAAACCCGATGACAAATTAAATTTCATAGAAGCTCTTCAACAACAAGGAAAAAAAGTAATGATGATAGGTGATGGTCTTAATGATGCCGGAGCCTTGGCTCAAAGTAATATCGGTATAGCTGTTTCTGAAAATGTGAATGTATTTTCTCCAGCTTGCGATGGGATTATTGATGCCACTAAATTAAAGGAATTAACCGCCTTTATGTCGCTTTCAAAAGCATCTGTACGCGTCATTAAATACGCCTTTATCTTTTCTTTATTTTACAATCTCATAGGCCTCGGCTTTGCACTTACGGGTAATTTATCTCCTGTGGTAGCGGCTATCTTGATGCCATTAAGCTCCATCAGTATTGTCATTTTCACAACACTTAGCACTTTTTTATTAGGTAGGAGATTCAATTTTTGAATTTAAAAGAAGAGAAATAATAAAGGTGTTGAAAAGTCAATTTTGAGTCAAAACTATCCACGAGAATCAATTTGGACAGTTATAAGATACTGATAAATGTTATTTTTTTTAACTATTTATCAACAACTGACAAAAGTCATCTTTTAAGGATAATCATCATGATATTTTTACAACATAATTAAACTAGGTATGAGCATCATTTATTTACTGATTAGCGTGAGTGTTTTAGTCGCTATCATTTTTTTTATCGCTTTTGTGTATTCTGTAAAAAAGGGGCAGTACGATGACACCTATACTCCTTCAGTACGGATGCTTTTTGATAATGAATTGGTAAAGACTAAAGACCAAAAAGGAAAGCTAAATGGAGAAAATCAAAAAAAGACTCAAGCAAATCTGAAACTACTTCTTTCAATAAGAGGAAAATGCTGAGGTATTTATATATCAAAACCAACACTCAAATTTTAAAATCAACTTAATACATTAACTCATAGAATATGCAAACAGAACAATTTTACTACGATAATAAGATCGTGAAGAAGTTCGTAAATGCCACCATATTTTGGGGTATTGTAGGAATGACCGTTGGACTATTGCTGGCCTTTATGTTTTTATTTCCAAACGTAACAGACGGAATTTCATGGTTGAGTTTTGGGCGGTTACGTCCACTTCACACCAATGCCGTCATCTTTGCTTTTGTAGGTAATGCCATCTTTGCTGGGGTTTATTATTCCTCACAGCGGTTGTTAAAAGCACGTATGTGGAAAGATTGGTTGAGCAACCTTAACTATTGGGGATGGCAAGCCATTATAGTTGGTGCAGCAATCACTTTACCATTAGGCTACACCACTTCTAAAGAATATGCAGAGCTAGAATGGCCTTTTGATATTGCCATTGCAATTATCTGGGTAGCGTTTGGCGCCAACCTAATAGGGACCATTTTAAAAAGAAGACAGCGCCATCTCTATGTAGCAATTTGGTTCTACTTAGCAACTTTCGTTACTGTGGCTGTTCTTCATATTATAAACAGTGTAGAATTGCCTATTAGTATTTTAAAAAGCTACTCGGTCTATGCGGGAGTTCAAGATGCTTTGGTACAATGGTGGTATGGACATAATGCGGTTGCATTCTTCCTTACTACCCCTTTCCTTGGCTTGATGTATTATTTTGTCCCTAAAGCGGCAAATAGACCTGTATATTCTTACAAACTTTCTATTGTTCACTTTTGGTCGTTGATTTTTATTTACATCTGGGCAGGACCTCACCACTTGTTATATTCTGCATTACCAGATTGGGCACAAAATCTGGGTGTAGCTTTTTCCATCATGCTTATTGCTCCGTCTTGGGGTGGTATGATAAATGGACTTTTAACCTTACGGGGAGCTTGGGATAAAGTGCGTACTGATCCAGTTCTTAAATTTATGGTAGTGGCTATTACTTGTTATGGTATGGCAACCTTTGAAGGCCCTTTGCTTTCGCTTAAAAATGTAAACGCCATTGCTCATTATAGCGACTGGATTATTGCACACGTTCACGTGGGCGCCTTAGGCTGGAATGGATTCTTAACTTTTGGTATGATTTATTGGCTGGTACCTAGACTTTTCAAAACGTCATTATGGTCTATCAAACTAGCCAATGTTCACTTTTGGGTGGGGACCTTAGGTATTATTATGTACGCCTTACCCATGTATGTTGCAGGATTTGTACAAGCGTCTATGTGGAAGCAATTCAACCCAGATGGAACCCTTATGTATGGTAACTTTTTGGAAACACTCAACGAAATCGTTCCTATGTATTGGATGCGGGCCATAGGGGGAACTCTCTATATTCTAGGAGCCTTTGTCATGCTTTATAATGTTGTGAGAACCGTGAGACAAGGAGGCGAGGTTACCGACGAATTAGCGGAAGCTGAATCACTACAAAGAGTGACTAGAAAGCGGACTGCTAAAGAAGGTTACCACACTTGGTTGGAAAGACGACCAGTGAAACTCACCATTTTTGCGACTATCGCTATTTTAATAGGAGGTATGGTGCAAATTATACCCTCACTAATTGTAGACGATTATGTTCCCATTATATCTACTGTAAAACCGTATACCCCCTTAGAACTTGAAGGTCGAGATCTTTATATACGAGAAGGGTGTGTGTCTTGCCATTCGCAGATGATACGTCCCTTCCGAAGTGAGGTAGAACGCTATGGAGATTATTCGAGATCTGGAGAATATGTCTACGACCATCCTTTCCTATGGGGAAGTAAGCGAACGGGACCAGATCTGTTTCGTGTTGGTGGAAAATACAGTGACAACTGGCACTTAAATCACTTCTACGATCCGCAAAGCACCTCTTCGGGTTCTATAATGCCATCCTATAAATGGCTCATCAATAGCAAACTTGATAAAAGTCAGACGGAGGACAAAATGGAAGCCATGATGACACTTGGAGTTCCTTATAGTTTGGATGAGGTAGAGCGTGCTCAAGAATGGATGGCAGAACAAGGCGCGCAAATTGAGAAAAATCTATATGCAGATCCCGATTTTGTAAAAACGTATGAAGCAGATAAAAAATATGCCGCAGAAAATGGAGAAGATTTTGTAGAAATGCGTAACCGTGAAGTTGTCGCTCTTATCGCTTACCTGCAACGGTTGGGAACGGATCTTAAAATTAAGTCTCCGGATGAAGTCACATTAACCAAAAACCAATAATTATGTTGAAATATATAAAAGGCAATTTGGAAAATATAGATGGGGTAGAGATCTACCCTATCATTTCCTTAGTCATATTCTTCGTTTTCTTTGTTGCTCTTTTCTGGTGGGTATTCACTACCAAAAAGGAGCATATTCAAGAAGTGAGTAATATCCCATTAGAGAATAACCCAAAAGATGACATCTTATGAAGACCGCAGCATTTTTAAGACTATCAGGCTTTGCAATTTTTGGGTTTTTATTCCTGAATTATATTGGGACAACAGGCGAGGCCTCTATATTTATAGAGAAGCCTTGGTTGTGGGGAGCGTACGGAATACTCATGCTTATTTACATTGCTGGTGAAGTCTGTATTGCAGCACTAAGCAGCATATTGTATAGAAGTTTAGAACCTGAAAAGCAGGCAAAATACGATGAGGACCTCGCTCTGGCCAAAGAAAACCAGTTCAGTTGGATTAAGACCACTTACAAAAACCTAGTGGGAATTAAACCTGTAGAAGAAGAGGGTGAGATTGTTTTGGATCATAACTATGATGGTATTCGCGAACTGAATAACAAATTACCACCATGGTGGGTTTACGGATTTTATGCGACCATCATTTTTGCTATAGTTTATATGGTTCGTTATCATGTTTTTGACGGTACCGATCAAATTGAAGAATATCAAATTGCTTTAGCCGAAGCGAAAATTGAAATCGAAGAGTATAAAAGGACAGCAAAGGATCTCGTTGATATAAATACAGTCGTACGACTTACTGAGGCTAGCGATATAGATGCTGGCGAGGGTATTTTTGCAGGCAATTGCGTCGCCTGCCACAAGGTAGATGGTGGTGGTGGGATAGGTCCAAACCTTACCGATGACCATTGGATATTAGGTGGAGGAATTAAAAATGTATTTAAGGTAATTTCTGAAGGGGGTCGTGCTGGTAAAGGCATGGTGTCTTGGAAGGCTGAATTGAAGCCCGCTGAAATGGCACAGGTAGCGAGCTATGTCTTAAGCCTGCATGGCACCAATCCTGCAGATCCAAAAGAACCACAAGGTGAAATTTGGGTAGACCCGATGGCGTCTGTAGAAGACGTAGAGGCGATGATAAAAGATCAGCCTGTGACTGAAGATATAATTAAAGAATAGTAATACTGAAGCCTAAATATGAAAGAAATAGCAGAAAAGTTAAAAGTAAGTGATCAGCCTGTCATCAAAACTATTTACAAAGGAAGAGATATGACCATCATCGCTATAGGTTTAGGACGTGGGGTGGAATCTGCAGAACACTTAGCTCCTTCTAAAACTAAATTAATGGTTGTACAAGGTGAAATTAATTTTAACACTGAAACAGAGAGTAGGCGTTATGCTTGTTTTGAAAGTTATGATATTCCTATGAATCTAAGATATAGTCTTGAGGCGTGGGAGGATGCACTAGTTCTACTTTTTTTAACTGAGGGATAGACCATCTTAAGGATAAAGAATCAAAAGCTCCAAAAGCTCAAAATTTAAATACTGATCTATATCGGCAAAACATAAAATAATGGCAGAACAAGGCAAGGATAATTTTAGGGATACCATTGGAACGCTAAATGAAGAAGGAGATAGAGCCTGGATTTTTCCAAAAAAACCTGTTGGTAAATGGTACGAATATCGAAAATATGTGAGTTATGTGCTTTTAACTTTCTTATTTGCTGCACCCTTTATTAAAATTGGTGGGCATCAATTTTTGTTATTTAATGTTTTAGAACGGCGGTTCAATATTTTTGGATTCCCTTTCTGGCCTCAGGATTTTTACATTTTTGTAATCATGATGCTCACTGGTGTCGTTTTCGTCATCCTCTTTACCGTCGCCTTTGGAAGACTCTTCTGCGGTTGGATCTGTCCACAAACTATTTTTATGGAAATGGTATTCCGTAGGATTGAATATTGGATAGATGGAGACCGAGGAAAGCAGAAGCGTCTCGCAAAAATGCCTTGGAATAAAGAGAAAATCCGTAAGCGTTCTTTGAAATGGTTTGTCTTTTTTGTGATTTCCTTTTTAATTGCCAATGTTTTCTTGGCCTATCTCATAGGGAGTGATCGCTTACTAAGATACATCACAGATGGCCCTATGGAACATTTAAGTACTTTGATTTCGCTAGTGATCTTTACAGGAGTGTTTTATTTTGTATTTGCTTGGTTTAGAGAACAGGTGTGTATTATCGTTTGTCCTTACGGAAGGTTGCAGGGCGCCTTACTCGATGATAAATCTATTGTTGTTGCCTATGATCATAAACGCGGAGAAAAGGAGGAGGGACGCGCCAAATTTAAGAAAAACGAAGATCGCGAAACTTCGGGAAAAGGGGACTGTATAGATTGCCATCAATGTGTAGATGTATGTCCTACTGGAATAGATATACGCAACGGTACTCAACTGGAATGCGTTAACTGTACAGCCTGTATAGATGCTTGTAATATTATAATGAAAGCGGTGGATCTCCCTAAAGGTCTAATTCGCTATGCTAGTGAAGAGAATATAGAAAAGAAAACAAAATTTGAATTCACTCCGCGTTTAAAAGGGTATACCGTGGTCTTGGGGATATTGGTTTCGGTGCTGGTAGGGATGCTTTTTTTACGGAACGATGTAGAAGCGGATATCTTTAGACTACCTGGACAGCTCTATGAGTATAAGGCAGATAACCTTATAAGCAATGTGTACACCTATAAACTCATTAATAAAACGAATACGGACATTGAAGATGTACGCTTTGAACTGGTGTCCCATAAGGGAAGCGTTGAAATAGTAAGCCGAGACACCTTTACAATTCCTGCAGGTGGTATGGCAGAAGGGACGCTTTTTGTTGAATTGAATGCGGGTTCACTGAGTGGTGATAAGGATAAAGTTGTTATAGCAGTATTTAGTGGAGATGAACAGATTGAAACGACGCGAACAGCATTTTTAGGACCGCGGACTTATAAGTAATTCGGAGTTATAAAATGCGTGAGGG
It contains:
- the ltrA gene encoding group II intron reverse transcriptase/maturase, translated to MNLWNETKSIPISRLMVWEAYQKVRSNKGSAGIDAIGMQEFDANRRKHLYKLWNRMVSGSYFPPPVKEVEISKKDGTIRKLGIPTISDRVGQMVVKMFFEPRLELVFSPNSYGYRPKRSAHQALSKVRLNCWKQNWVIDLDIKGFFDNIDHNKLMLAVEKHVPENWVKLYITRWLEAPVVTKSGKLTQRKGKGTPQGGVISPLLANLFLHYAFDTWLEKVDKNVVFTRYADDVILHCNTKAHAEQILQLVHQRMESVGLELHPQKTKIVYCRDYRRKENHPMVRFDFLGYSFQPRTAYSKKKRKLFLGYDCAISISSRKRIADKLEELKVNKLTFKSIVGVAQYLNPMIRGWVRYYGKFKMYELTKVFRLLSKRLVWWARKRYERYKTSIRKGYKWLATVRKQFPTLFYHWNFSQINIIA
- a CDS encoding heavy metal translocating P-type ATPase, whose translation is METCYHCGDACPDPAIVHQEKYFCCNGCKTVFDILNENDLTYYYDLQATPGKTPLDFEDRFDYLDNQNIIDQLLEFDEQETQVVSFVIPNIHCSSCIWVLENLDKLHPAVKSGLVNFPQKSICISYDSSEISLKELVLLLCRIGYEPNISLEDFNKKEKNIDRSLIYKLGVAGFAFGNIMFLSFPEYFEVSEFWLDEFKFLFRWLMFAFALPVVFYSARDYFISAYKGLRAGILNIDVPIAIGILVLFLRSTLEIIMDWGTGFFDSMVGLVFFLLLGKFFQQKTYAFLSFERDYKSYFPIAVTQLIKSKTAVAEDNCDSQSQPTKTKQNELQTPVYEVKPGDRILIRNNELIPTDGILMKGNALIDYSFVTGEAAPVAKKSGDKIYAGGKQKAGIIEIEVTKAVEQSYLTQLWNNKVFSKTKATTFENLTDQISRRFTISILSIAFVAGIIWIILDPSKAFNVFTAVLIVACPCAIALAAPFTLGNMLRIFGKQQLYLKDSSLIEQMAQIDTVVFDKTGTLTSHQKNLIVYKGVTLTENEQQVLTSTLRASNHPLSRALYEMLQSQGICTLDNFSEVTGKGVVGVYGSTSVKAGSFAFVSSGEQEENATNTQVHVSTNDEYKGTYVFYNNYREGMEALFSEMSNTVELVILSGDNDGEKNYLKSILPKSAQLKFNQKPDDKLNFIEALQQQGKKVMMIGDGLNDAGALAQSNIGIAVSENVNVFSPACDGIIDATKLKELTAFMSLSKASVRVIKYAFIFSLFYNLIGLGFALTGNLSPVVAAILMPLSSISIVIFTTLSTFLLGRRFNF
- the ccoS gene encoding cbb3-type cytochrome oxidase assembly protein CcoS; translation: MSIIYLLISVSVLVAIIFFIAFVYSVKKGQYDDTYTPSVRMLFDNELVKTKDQKGKLNGENQKKTQANLKLLLSIRGKC
- the ccoN gene encoding cytochrome-c oxidase, cbb3-type subunit I; amino-acid sequence: MQTEQFYYDNKIVKKFVNATIFWGIVGMTVGLLLAFMFLFPNVTDGISWLSFGRLRPLHTNAVIFAFVGNAIFAGVYYSSQRLLKARMWKDWLSNLNYWGWQAIIVGAAITLPLGYTTSKEYAELEWPFDIAIAIIWVAFGANLIGTILKRRQRHLYVAIWFYLATFVTVAVLHIINSVELPISILKSYSVYAGVQDALVQWWYGHNAVAFFLTTPFLGLMYYFVPKAANRPVYSYKLSIVHFWSLIFIYIWAGPHHLLYSALPDWAQNLGVAFSIMLIAPSWGGMINGLLTLRGAWDKVRTDPVLKFMVVAITCYGMATFEGPLLSLKNVNAIAHYSDWIIAHVHVGALGWNGFLTFGMIYWLVPRLFKTSLWSIKLANVHFWVGTLGIIMYALPMYVAGFVQASMWKQFNPDGTLMYGNFLETLNEIVPMYWMRAIGGTLYILGAFVMLYNVVRTVRQGGEVTDELAEAESLQRVTRKRTAKEGYHTWLERRPVKLTIFATIAILIGGMVQIIPSLIVDDYVPIISTVKPYTPLELEGRDLYIREGCVSCHSQMIRPFRSEVERYGDYSRSGEYVYDHPFLWGSKRTGPDLFRVGGKYSDNWHLNHFYDPQSTSSGSIMPSYKWLINSKLDKSQTEDKMEAMMTLGVPYSLDEVERAQEWMAEQGAQIEKNLYADPDFVKTYEADKKYAAENGEDFVEMRNREVVALIAYLQRLGTDLKIKSPDEVTLTKNQ
- a CDS encoding CcoQ/FixQ family Cbb3-type cytochrome c oxidase assembly chaperone, encoding MLKYIKGNLENIDGVEIYPIISLVIFFVFFVALFWWVFTTKKEHIQEVSNIPLENNPKDDIL
- a CDS encoding cbb3-type cytochrome c oxidase N-terminal domain-containing protein; the protein is MKTAAFLRLSGFAIFGFLFLNYIGTTGEASIFIEKPWLWGAYGILMLIYIAGEVCIAALSSILYRSLEPEKQAKYDEDLALAKENQFSWIKTTYKNLVGIKPVEEEGEIVLDHNYDGIRELNNKLPPWWVYGFYATIIFAIVYMVRYHVFDGTDQIEEYQIALAEAKIEIEEYKRTAKDLVDINTVVRLTEASDIDAGEGIFAGNCVACHKVDGGGGIGPNLTDDHWILGGGIKNVFKVISEGGRAGKGMVSWKAELKPAEMAQVASYVLSLHGTNPADPKEPQGEIWVDPMASVEDVEAMIKDQPVTEDIIKE
- the ccoG gene encoding cytochrome c oxidase accessory protein CcoG, with product MAEQGKDNFRDTIGTLNEEGDRAWIFPKKPVGKWYEYRKYVSYVLLTFLFAAPFIKIGGHQFLLFNVLERRFNIFGFPFWPQDFYIFVIMMLTGVVFVILFTVAFGRLFCGWICPQTIFMEMVFRRIEYWIDGDRGKQKRLAKMPWNKEKIRKRSLKWFVFFVISFLIANVFLAYLIGSDRLLRYITDGPMEHLSTLISLVIFTGVFYFVFAWFREQVCIIVCPYGRLQGALLDDKSIVVAYDHKRGEKEEGRAKFKKNEDRETSGKGDCIDCHQCVDVCPTGIDIRNGTQLECVNCTACIDACNIIMKAVDLPKGLIRYASEENIEKKTKFEFTPRLKGYTVVLGILVSVLVGMLFLRNDVEADIFRLPGQLYEYKADNLISNVYTYKLINKTNTDIEDVRFELVSHKGSVEIVSRDTFTIPAGGMAEGTLFVELNAGSLSGDKDKVVIAVFSGDEQIETTRTAFLGPRTYK